A genomic region of Ictalurus furcatus strain D&B chromosome 29, Billie_1.0, whole genome shotgun sequence contains the following coding sequences:
- the LOC128604212 gene encoding thymosin beta-b-like yields the protein MADKPDVSEISHFDKSKLKKTETQEKNILPTKEVIEQEKQSDS from the exons ATGGCCGACAAGCCTGATGTCAGTGAGATCTCCCACTTTGATAAATCCAAACTGAAGAAGACTGAGACTCAGGAGAAGAATATTCTTCCTACCAAAGAGG TAATTGAACAGGAGAAGCAGAGTGACTCGTAA
- the zgc:195282 gene encoding cysteine-rich protein 2, translated as MVSYCPICGKPVYFGEKKRSLGRDYHPLCLKCDKCKRQLTAGQHAEHDEKPYCTNCYLRDFGPRGTRALVPRNCSTATS; from the exons ATGGTGAGCTACTGCCCCATCTGCGGGAAACCCGTCTACTTCG GTGAGAAAAAGAGGTCGCTAGGCCGGGATTATCACCCCCTGTGTCTGAAGTGCGACAAGTGTAAACGGCAGCTAACGGCTGGCCAACATGCAGAG caTGATGAAAAGCCCTACTGCACGAACTGCTACTTGAGAGATTTTGGGCCTAGAG GTACCAGAGCACTTGTGCCTCGTAACTGTAGCACTGCTACCTCCTAA